One window from the genome of uncultured Tateyamaria sp. encodes:
- a CDS encoding SMI1/KNR4 family protein has product MKDEKVAKVILDLAQEIRSRWDRLGYLETDDGAFATGHVPNVAPHAYLCRFYPGLSDAGLDDAEAESERYLPQPYRDILSSFNGARIMGISLHGATGGQTVRDAEGIGQPISIRYQNVFYTRPEFIPEGHFGLGAMNGPRYSQGHLYLTSVGEVELINRDHDLVAMKWPSLTEFLNQEIARQLSRYDDEGRETGEVPRLPGNTDNWEALGKETSDRRKKEDSVLHKTFTKLSVFRKK; this is encoded by the coding sequence TTGAAAGACGAAAAAGTGGCGAAGGTAATCCTAGACCTCGCGCAAGAAATACGCAGTAGATGGGACAGGCTGGGCTATCTGGAAACGGATGATGGTGCATTCGCTACTGGCCATGTTCCGAATGTAGCTCCACACGCATATCTGTGTCGCTTTTATCCGGGTCTTTCGGATGCTGGGCTTGATGATGCCGAGGCAGAGAGTGAACGATACTTGCCGCAACCCTATCGAGATATTCTTAGTTCGTTTAATGGCGCGAGAATTATGGGCATCTCGTTGCACGGAGCGACTGGTGGCCAGACCGTCCGAGACGCTGAAGGTATCGGGCAGCCGATAAGTATCAGATACCAAAATGTTTTCTACACTCGACCAGAGTTCATTCCAGAAGGCCACTTTGGCTTGGGGGCCATGAATGGCCCTCGATACTCGCAAGGCCATCTGTATCTCACGAGCGTTGGCGAAGTTGAATTGATCAATAGAGACCACGATTTGGTCGCCATGAAGTGGCCGTCATTAACGGAATTTCTCAATCAAGAGATTGCGAGACAACTGTCGCGGTACGACGACGAAGGCCGAGAAACTGGCGAGGTCCCACGACTGCCAGGAAATACGGATAATTGGGAAGCATTGGGCAAAGAAACGTCAGATAGAAGAAAGAAAGAGGATTCAGTTTTGCACAAGACCTTCACCAAGCTCAGCGTGTTTCGAAAGAAGTAG
- a CDS encoding aspartyl/asparaginyl beta-hydroxylase domain-containing protein, whose protein sequence is MTQAPDRIKLPFHYDAGRMLDELSSDLAKPFLYYSVVMLTVPPDLSAHTGASRAPSKDNGDLSDIPYTKSIIDGFRAHTVVTLTRLLRLEAGAEVQEHTDPTLGLDVPDSVVRLTIPITPTDDVEFLLNGDPVPMQPGECWYMKLNDPHRVLHHGTQERVNLTLDVVPNAWVLDQLGVAA, encoded by the coding sequence ATGACACAGGCACCTGATCGCATAAAACTACCGTTCCACTATGACGCGGGGCGCATGCTGGATGAACTTTCATCCGACTTGGCCAAGCCGTTTCTGTATTATTCCGTTGTCATGCTGACCGTGCCGCCGGATCTGAGCGCCCATACGGGGGCGTCCCGGGCCCCGTCGAAGGACAACGGCGATCTGAGCGACATCCCATACACCAAGTCGATCATCGACGGGTTTCGTGCCCATACGGTGGTCACCCTGACGCGGCTGCTGCGGCTGGAGGCCGGGGCCGAGGTGCAGGAACATACTGACCCGACCCTTGGCCTGGATGTGCCAGACAGCGTTGTCCGGTTGACGATCCCCATTACCCCCACGGATGACGTGGAGTTCCTGTTGAATGGCGACCCGGTCCCGATGCAGCCGGGCGAGTGCTGGTACATGAAGCTGAACGATCCGCACCGTGTGCTGCATCACGGCACCCAAGAGCGTGTCAACCTGACACTTGATGTGGTCCCGAATGCATGGGTGTTGGACCAGTTGGGGGTGGCCGCCTGA
- a CDS encoding DUF2380 domain-containing protein gives MTTLFAIFASQASAMFIQPDWWEVDDPAVGTNRYSYSPNDPINLADPGGNAPDYGYGTPDSYYSGRHASGDDSGSRETRQEHYERLLEFTSTDFYNGQSPEERAYSLNAADWAEYLQSGELGSGDFIFDFLGLGATALARNAANLSVKQLDDLAKAAAAAAAASGSKQASRLVVHKHHLFSQQFKGFFKNAGIDIDNYTVALGRTVHLSKVHGRGGGALRGNWNKEWSDFISKNPNANREQIFQQMNKMRRDFHLDDLPITPYR, from the coding sequence ATGACCACGCTATTTGCGATCTTTGCGTCGCAGGCATCCGCCATGTTTATTCAGCCAGATTGGTGGGAAGTAGATGATCCTGCCGTTGGCACAAATCGCTACTCCTATTCTCCCAATGACCCAATAAATCTGGCGGACCCTGGCGGAAATGCCCCGGACTACGGATATGGGACTCCTGACAGTTATTACAGCGGAAGACACGCAAGCGGTGATGATAGTGGATCACGGGAAACTCGGCAAGAACACTATGAACGCCTTTTGGAGTTTACGTCTACTGACTTCTATAATGGCCAATCACCTGAAGAGAGAGCTTATAGCCTGAACGCGGCCGATTGGGCCGAGTATCTGCAATCGGGTGAGCTCGGATCAGGTGATTTTATATTTGATTTTTTAGGTCTAGGAGCCACAGCGCTTGCAAGAAACGCTGCGAACCTGTCCGTCAAGCAGCTTGATGATCTTGCCAAGGCTGCAGCAGCTGCTGCAGCGGCTTCGGGATCGAAGCAAGCGTCACGGTTGGTGGTACACAAACATCATCTTTTTTCTCAGCAATTCAAAGGTTTCTTTAAAAATGCTGGAATAGACATCGACAACTATACTGTGGCACTGGGGAGGACAGTTCATTTGTCGAAGGTTCACGGAAGAGGTGGCGGCGCTCTTCGAGGAAATTGGAACAAAGAATGGTCAGACTTCATATCCAAGAATCCAAACGCGAATCGTGAGCAGATTTTTCAACAAATGAACAAAATGAGACGGGATTTCCACCTAGATGATTTACCAATTACTCCATACAGGTGA